Proteins encoded in a region of the Candidatus Methylomirabilota bacterium genome:
- the argS gene encoding arginine--tRNA ligase yields MSKSLTERLTEGVRTALAKAGLPEPEACLWEIPREAEHGDYATNTAMVLAKAARRSPRQIAELIVKHFPPLPEVERLEVAGPGFLNVVLSAAWCAQALRDILAAGAAYGRGETLRGTRIRLEFVSANPTGPLVIVNGRAAAIGDSLARLLRAQGAHVTSDYYINDAGTQFEALARSFEARVRQALGAKAALPENGYPGEYLIELAAEYLKEQRIGTPEELDARLAPHAAGADVVEHFGRWAVARIVDQQRAVLRDYGVEFDLWTSEQRDVRARHLPEKALEELAARGLTHEHEGALWFRSPEFGDDKDRVLRRSTGELTYFAVDLANHHYVKFPGADRVIDVFGPDHHGYVPRLRAAMEALGHPPGTFEVLIVQLVTLLRDGQPVRMSKRRGEFVLMEELLEEVGRDAARFTFLTRRHDSPLEFDLGLATRQSAENPVYYVQYAHARIRSIWKQVAEQGIRVPPWSEIDLTPLTLPEERALMKRLVQFPALVAGAAHALEPHRIGYWLGELAGLFHPYYKSHRVIQPDRGLMFARLALCTAVGQVLHNGLDLLGVSAPESM; encoded by the coding sequence ATGAGCAAGAGCCTCACGGAGCGGTTGACCGAGGGGGTGAGGACGGCGCTGGCGAAGGCAGGGTTGCCCGAGCCCGAGGCCTGCCTCTGGGAGATCCCGCGTGAGGCGGAGCACGGCGACTACGCGACAAACACCGCCATGGTGCTGGCCAAGGCCGCCCGCCGGTCGCCGCGCCAGATCGCCGAGCTCATCGTGAAGCACTTCCCACCCCTGCCCGAGGTGGAGCGCCTGGAGGTCGCCGGCCCCGGGTTCCTGAACGTGGTGCTCTCGGCGGCGTGGTGCGCTCAGGCCCTCCGCGACATCCTGGCCGCCGGCGCCGCGTACGGTCGCGGTGAGACCCTGCGGGGGACGCGGATCCGGCTGGAGTTCGTCTCGGCGAACCCGACCGGCCCGCTGGTGATCGTCAACGGGCGCGCCGCGGCGATAGGCGACTCGCTCGCGCGCCTCTTGCGCGCCCAGGGCGCCCACGTCACCAGCGACTACTACATCAACGACGCCGGCACCCAGTTCGAGGCGTTGGCCCGCTCGTTCGAGGCCCGGGTGCGCCAGGCGCTCGGGGCCAAGGCCGCGCTGCCCGAGAATGGCTACCCCGGCGAGTACCTGATCGAGCTGGCCGCGGAGTACCTCAAGGAGCAGCGCATCGGCACCCCCGAGGAGCTCGACGCGCGGCTCGCCCCGCACGCCGCCGGGGCGGACGTCGTGGAGCATTTCGGCCGCTGGGCGGTCGCGCGCATCGTCGATCAGCAGCGCGCGGTCCTGCGAGACTACGGTGTCGAGTTCGACCTCTGGACATCGGAGCAGCGGGACGTCCGGGCCCGGCACCTACCCGAGAAGGCGCTCGAGGAGCTGGCCGCCCGCGGGCTCACCCACGAGCACGAAGGCGCCCTCTGGTTCCGCTCGCCGGAGTTCGGCGACGACAAGGATCGCGTGCTCCGGCGCTCGACTGGCGAGCTGACCTACTTCGCGGTCGACCTCGCCAACCACCACTACGTGAAGTTCCCGGGCGCCGATCGCGTGATCGATGTCTTCGGTCCGGATCACCACGGCTACGTCCCCCGGCTGCGGGCGGCGATGGAGGCGCTCGGGCATCCGCCCGGCACCTTCGAGGTGCTCATCGTACAGCTCGTCACCTTGCTGCGCGACGGCCAGCCCGTGCGCATGTCCAAGCGCCGGGGCGAGTTCGTGCTGATGGAGGAGCTGCTGGAGGAGGTGGGCCGCGACGCCGCGCGCTTCACGTTCCTCACGCGCCGCCACGACAGCCCGCTGGAGTTCGACCTCGGCCTGGCCACCCGCCAGTCGGCCGAGAACCCCGTGTACTACGTGCAGTACGCGCACGCCCGCATCCGATCCATCTGGAAGCAGGTGGCGGAGCAGGGGATCCGCGTGCCGCCGTGGAGCGAGATCGATCTCACGCCCCTGACGCTGCCGGAGGAGCGGGCGCTGATGAAGCGGCTCGTGCAGTTCCCCGCGCTCGTCGCCGGCGCCGCTCACGCGCTGGAACCGCACCGGATCGGCTACTGGCTGGGAGAGCTGGCGGGCCTTTTCCACCCCTACTACAAGTCCCACCGGGTGATTCAGCCCGACCGGGGTCTGATGTTCGCGCGTCTGGCCCTCTGCACCGCCGTGGGCCAGGTTCTCCACAACGGCCTGGACCTGCTCGGCGTGAGCGCGCCGGAGAGCATGTGA
- a CDS encoding nitrile hydratase → MTRVHDRGGWPGAGAIDRQEHQLADWELLADALVQSLASPHRRVIRIDELRRAIESLPAAEYESLSYYERWIAAVERLMIEKKIVTREEIDAKAATLGEECRA, encoded by the coding sequence ATGACACGAGTCCACGACCGGGGCGGATGGCCGGGCGCCGGCGCCATCGACCGGCAGGAGCACCAGCTGGCGGATTGGGAGCTGCTGGCCGATGCGCTCGTCCAGTCCCTGGCCAGCCCTCACCGACGCGTGATCCGCATCGACGAGCTCCGGCGGGCGATCGAGAGCCTGCCGGCAGCCGAGTACGAATCGCTCAGCTACTACGAGCGCTGGATCGCCGCCGTCGAGCGCCTGATGATCGAGAAGAAGATCGTCACTCGCGAGGAGATCGACGCGAAGGCGGCCACGCTCGGCGAGGAGTGCCGCGCGTGA
- a CDS encoding SH3-like domain-containing protein: MRFREGDRVRVRTDDRAGHIRTPAYIRGKSGWVAIAHGEFRNPESLAYGGEGLPKQPLYLVGFRQTDLWPRYSGPPTDTLYVDVYEHWLSPEGGSA; encoded by the coding sequence GTGAGATTTCGCGAGGGAGACCGCGTGCGCGTGCGTACCGACGACCGCGCCGGTCACATCCGGACCCCGGCCTACATCCGGGGCAAGTCGGGCTGGGTGGCGATCGCGCACGGCGAGTTCCGCAACCCCGAGTCGCTGGCGTACGGCGGCGAGGGACTGCCCAAGCAACCCCTCTATCTGGTCGGGTTCCGCCAGACGGACCTCTGGCCCCGCTACTCGGGGCCCCCGACCGACACGCTCTACGTCGACGTCTATGAGCACTGGCTTTCCCCGGAGGGGGGCTCCGCATGA